ATCGTCGACAGTTCTTCCAGACGCGTTCCAAGGAGCCAGAGATGACATTTCCATGCAACTTGGAATTATCTGGGCTCAGATCAAAGCGCCATTGATTGTCCCTCTGTTAAGAATCTCAGTGGTTTTGTGCTTGATCATGTCGTTGATGCTGTTCTTCGAGAGGGTTTATATGGGCATTGTCATTGTTCTGATTAAGCTGTTTGGTCGAAAACCCGAAAAGCGTTACAAATGGGAGGCAATTAAAGACGACGTTGAGCTTGGAAACTCAGCTTATCCTATGGTCCTTGTCCAAATCCCAATGTACAACGAGAGAGAGGtgctttttgtttctctcttctctgCTTATTACATATTAGTCAAGATCAAAAtatgtgttttctttttacaattCTAGCTTTAAATTAACCTTAAAAGTTGTGtgcttttttattaaatgtagGTGTACCAACTATCAATTGGAGCTGCATGTGGGCTTTCATGGCCTTCTGATCGAATCATAATACAAGTACTTGATGATTCCACAGACCCAACAATAAAGGTACTTACATGTTTGATATTTCTCCATGAAAATCTCCAATTTTTTTGGTCCAATTAACAAACCCAAATTGCCAAAACCATTGATTAGTCAGTTTTCTTAATTGGGTCATGTTCCAAAATTGTAAATTGATTAGGACTTGGTGGAGCTAGAATGTCAAAGGTGGGCAAGCAAAGGCATAAACATAAAGTACGAAATTAGAGACAACAGAAATGGGTATAAGGCAGGTGCTTTAAAAGAAGGCATGAAGCGTAGCTACGTGAAACAGTGCGATTATGTAGCCATTTTTGACGCGGATTTTCAACCCGAACCAGATTTCCTATGGCGAACCATACCTTTCCTTACCCATAATCCTCAACTAGCTCTCGTTCAGGCCCGTTGGAAATTCGGTAATTCCGCTAAATCACccataaacttttatatttggTTAGCTATAGTCAGTTCTAATCTCACTggtttactattattattattagtattttaatttttctgatGAGAATTTTTAGtaggttctaaaaaaaaaaaaaaaaacagtggcTGCTTAAAAAACTGTCGGTGGGTCTGTTGTTTCTGTTTGGGAATTGAGAGTTTGACAGGAAGTGGTGTTTGGTCCAATGGTCCCATATATCTTGTCTCGGTTCTGATTCTTCACTGGGTTGCCATGGTTGGGACACGtgtatctttatttttattgttaattcCAATAATTACAACGGATTAGATTTGAACCCTTAAAATCCAGTTAGTAACGACAGAAATAAACAACAGAAATATTAATTGAAGtacaaattttttgattttattacttgtcgtaaagaaaattaaaagaaaattatcttaTAAAACTGTTTTATAAAGTGCTTTCTCACAATATCGGTGCCTACGACAGTAAGATTTATTCGATATAAGAGATGTGTCTTATGAGATGGTTTGATTAGTTTCCCCAACTCAAACCCATGCTGTCTCTCAACTCACCCAGATGAAacgttattattttttcctaaaCAACCAGGCTAATGAAATTAAATAGAATGTAAAATTAAGGCtagaaacacaagaaatagatacaattatttttttataaaattataatttattgagGTAATAAACATGATCGTATAAGATCATCATTGATACTATatttagtataaaataaaattttgtggaATTTGTTATGCAACCTGCTGACTGCTGTTCCCATGtatgattgtttttttcttcttcttctatttgaTTAGGTACCATAATTAGAATGTTCctcgaaaatagtaatattaggcttaggggtttttttttttctttgattctaaatattattttcctaattaggAGGTCACAATTATGAGAGGGTACCCATCATCTTCCCACTCACGAACTGGTCCCAAACTCTCTCTTTGCcatccaaaaaaagagaaaaaaagaaaaagaaagaaagagtgaaaGTAACATCTCTTAAAAGTTTCACTTTATTACGTTTTTTTTatgaacgaaaaaaaaaagtttattaataaaactcttaaaagttttattaataaactaaccaattatatatatatatatatatattggagaaGGTTTACAAATATATTTGGATACGGTAATGAAGGAGGTTATAAACTTATCATGATAATTTAATCATGCTTTTTTCGCCGAAAAACTTGATGAAACATGAATTAAAGAACAACTTTTccatacttttaaattttgacTAGAATCATCGCGCACTcttggtgcagtggtcactccacaagtataagtgcctGTGGGGTGCCGAGGgcaagggccggagttcaaATCTCCaaaagagagtttcacacatatgtatatttaaattagattaaagtagaaattttatcttatatatatatatatatatataaaaatcctCAGCAGGGATACCCAAATTCCTCCCCAGGTACTTGTCTGGGCTCGAATTAGGAACCACAAATCTGATTCACAAATCCCAACCACCAAGCCACCCCTCTAAGGGCACATTATTAGCATTTATAATGATGTTGACTAACACTGTTTCatatgtatttaaattattgataatatagcAAAATTTAATTCGCTTATTTTATAATACGGGTTTATTTGGGActtgcttattttgttgaaactgaaaattatttgttgaaaatattgtaaataaaggtaaaagttaactgaaatagtacaatgagactcatgaatagtaccaaaaaatgcagtgaaactcatgaatagtagcaaaaataagctgaatagtaaaataagttggcaaaaataatttttaccaaaTGAACACTACGTGCATAGAATTTTCTAAGTGGTTTGTTATCGAATTCAAATCATGtttaaaatatacaaattttccATTTGATTGTTTGTAGGACACATCattgtgattttgattttctaaataaaatccCTACATGAAATTTTCAAAGCCAAAAATACTGATTCTTCTCCTACCACCACCAGCAGCTGCATGTGCAACCTTAATGGTGGACCTCATATCGTAGTCACTATCTATCCTATACTAACCGACAATGGAATTTATGTGATCTGATTTTATCATTTATAATGATTGTAAAACTTATGCCAGCTATTTAGTGACGTGGCAGTGCTTTTTCTGTGCTGTTTTTTACAGTGAACTCCGATGAGTGCTTGATGACAAGAATTCAAGAAATGTCATTGGATTACCATTTCACAGTGGAGCAAGAAGTGGGGTCCTCCACCTATGCCTTCTTTGGTTTCAATGGTATATCACTagctaaatttatttttttatcagaaATCACAGTTATCCTTTAATGTTGagtgtttgaaaaaaaatttaatgttttaCTATTGGTTTTGtgtaaaagtaaataaattataatctaACTTTTAATATTGAAATGATACAGGGACAGCAGGTGTGTGGAGAATTGCTGCACTTAATGAGGCTGGAGGATGGAAAGATAGGACCACTGTGGAAGATATGGACCTGGCTGTTAGAGCTAGTCTCAAAGGATGGAAATTTTTGTACCTAGGAGGTGTTAAGGTATtcaattattagaaaaagtttagTCATAAATTGATTTGGAGGAAATTTCTCCAATCCATTATGTGGGAATTGATAACGTGCCGCCACGTAATGGGTTGGA
This genomic stretch from Castanea sativa cultivar Marrone di Chiusa Pesio chromosome 9, ASM4071231v1 harbors:
- the LOC142610695 gene encoding glucomannan 4-beta-mannosyltransferase 9-like; translated protein: MDRLSSSTVLPDAFQGARDDISMQLGIIWAQIKAPLIVPLLRISVVLCLIMSLMLFFERVYMGIVIVLIKLFGRKPEKRYKWEAIKDDVELGNSAYPMVLVQIPMYNEREVYQLSIGAACGLSWPSDRIIIQVLDDSTDPTIKDLVELECQRWASKGINIKYEIRDNRNGYKAGALKEGMKRSYVKQCDYVAIFDADFQPEPDFLWRTIPFLTHNPQLALVQARWKFVNSDECLMTRIQEMSLDYHFTVEQEVGSSTYAFFGFNGTAGVWRIAALNEAGGWKDRTTVEDMDLAVRASLKGWKFLYLGGVKVKNELPSTLKAYRYQQHRWSCGPANLFRKMVMEIIRNKKVSLWKKVHVIYSFFFIRKIIAHINTFVFYCIVLPATVVVPEVAVPKWGAVYIPSFITLLNAVGTPRSLHLLVFWILFENVMSLHRMKATIIGLLETNRANEWIVTEKLGDALKAKPGLKAPRKARFRIGERLHLLELAVGAFLLFVGWYDVFFGKNHFFLFLFMQAAAFFIVGFGYVGTFVPNS